In one Nicotiana tomentosiformis chromosome 6, ASM39032v3, whole genome shotgun sequence genomic region, the following are encoded:
- the LOC104117729 gene encoding protein PSK SIMULATOR 1-like produces the protein MGGLCSRRATSENTTGRGLPHVNGHFNYGAGTVYQSHRLPTQANNESMQSPPGESAEKQPSELAFSFPELNAVSHGVDMDDINDGIPRLSRALSNKTRSTRSKQVAMAKVSEVSSLLGRAGTVGLGKAVDVLDTLGSSMTNLSLSGGFASSMATKGNKISILAFEVANTIVKGANLMYSLSKENIKHLKEVVLPSEGVQRLISKDMDELLRIAAADKRDELKIFSCEVVRFGNSCKDPQWHNLDRYFEKLESELTPHKQLKEEAESVMLHLMTLVQYSAELYHELHALDRIEQDCRRKVQEEDTSNATQRGDSLAILRAELKSQKKHVKSLKKKSLWSRVLEEVMEKLVDIVHFLHLEIHAAFGSTDGDRPIKNNHQRLGSAGLALHYANIITQIDTLVTRSGSVPPNTRDALYQGLPPSIKSALRFKLQSFQLKEELTVQQIKAEMEKTLQWLVPMATNTTKAHHGFGWVGEWANTGKPAGQTDLLRIETLYHADKEKTEAYILELVVWLHHLVTLSRNAPNGGIRSPVKSPSYYPNQKMNQLTHKPSSPSPALTVEDQEMLRDVSKRKLTPGISKSQEFDTARTRLSKFHRLSKSSNHSPIRETRKDPFPIRRPSSVPVIDFDIDRLKALDVIDRVDTIRGA, from the exons ATGGGTGGCCTCTGCTCTAGAAGAGCCACCAGTGAGAATACAACAGGTCGTGGCCTTCCACATGTCAACGGCCACTTTAATTATGGTGCTGGAACAGTTTATCAGTCGCATAGGTTGCCCACACAGGCTAATAATGAGTCTATGCAATCTCCACCGGGCGAAAGCGCAGAAAAACAACCGAGTGAACTAGCATTCTCTTTTCCGGAGTTGAATGCAGTTTCTCATGGGGTTGATATGGATGATATCAATGATGGAATTCCTCGATTGTCTAGGGCTTTATCAAATAAAACCAGATCAACAAGGTCAAAGCAAGTTGCCATGGCAAAG GTTTCAGAAGTGAGTTCACTTTTGGGCAGAGCTGGTACGGTGGGGCTTGGCAAGGCAGTAGATGTGTTGGACACGCTAGGTAGCAGCATGACAAATTTAAGCCTAAGTGGTGGCTTTGCGTCCAGCATGGCAACCAAGGGAAATAAAATTTCAATTTTGGCATTTGAAGTGGCAAATACAATTGTCAAGGGCGCCAATCTTATGTATTCCCTTTCAAAAGAGAACATTAAGCATTTGAAGGAGGTGGTGCTCCCTTCTGAAGGTGTGCAGCGGTTGATATCAAAAGATATGGATGAACTCTTGAGAATTGCTGCAGCAGACAAAAG GGATGAGCTGAAAATATTCTCTTGTGAAGTGGTTCGCTTTGGAAATAGTTGCAAAGATCCTCAATGGCACAACTTAGACCGCTACTTTGAGAA GTTGGAATCAGAATTGACACCTCATAAACAATTAAAAGAAGAAGCCGAGTCTGTGATGCTGCATTTAATGACCTTGGTACAGTATTCAGCT GAACTGTACCATGAATTGCATGCATTGGACAGAATTGAGCAAGATTGTCGACGTAAAGTTCAAGAAGAGGATACTTCAAATGCTACTCAGAGAG GAGATAGCCTTGCAATTTTGAGAGCAGAGTTGAAAAGTCAAAAGAAACATGTTAAAAGCTTGAAAAAGAAGTCTCTCTGGTCCAGGGTATTGGAAGAG GTGATGGAAAAGCTCGTTGACATTGTTCACTTCCTCCATTTGGAGATCCATGCTGCATTTGGCAGCACTG ATGGAGACCGACCAATAAAAAACAACCATCAGAGATTAGGATCTGCTGGTCTTGCATTACATTATGCGAATATCATTACTCAGATTGATACACTT GTTACTCGATCAGGTTCGGTTCCCCCAAATACAAGAGATGCTTTATACCAAGGGTTGCCACCAAGCATAAAGTCAGCTTTGCGATTCAAACTGCAATCGTTCCAGCTCAAGGAAGAG TTAACTGTGCAACAAATCAAAGCTGAAATGGAGAAAACACTGCAGTGGCTTGTTCCCATGGCAACCAATACAACCAA GGCCCACCATGGCTTTGGATGGGTTGGAGAATGGGCAAATACCGG GAAACCTGCTGGCCAGACTGATCTACTTAGAATTGAGACACTCTATCATGCCGATAAGGAGAAAACCGAAGCGTATATTCTTGAACTGGTGGtgtggcttcatcatcttgtcACTCTGTCAAGAAATGCTCCAAACGGTGGAATTAGATCTCCTGTGAAATCTCCAAGCTATTACCCTAATCAAAAGATGAATCAGTTAACACACAAGCCAAGTTCTCCGTCTCCCGCATTAACTGTTGAAGACCAAGAAATGCTTCGGGATGTAAGCAAGAGAAAACTGACTCCTGGAATTAGCAAGTCTCAAGAATTCGATACAGCAAGAACAAGGTTGAGCAAGTTCCATAGGCTGAGTAAGAGTAGTAACCATTCCCCTATAAGAGAAACCAGGAAGGACCCCTTTCCTATAAGGAGACCATCTTCTGTTCCAGTGATCGATTTTGACATTGACCGACTCAAAGCTTTGGATGTCATCGACAGAGTGGACACCATTCGAGGCGCATAA